The Raphanus sativus cultivar WK10039 chromosome 2, ASM80110v3, whole genome shotgun sequence DNA segment cggGATATGAGGAACTTCCAGAAGATACAATGGACGAAGCCAACGAagatgaatttgaagaaaatgatgaagtaGATGATGTTTCTGATGACGAGTGATCATGTTTCATCATGTTCGAACATTTGTGTTTTACTATAATTAAACTTTTGGTATtgcatttcaaaataatatataaaacttatgatattttctcaattatagaataaattttgtttcaaaaataaaacattgtatTTTAGTTATGAAAGTGTATAAAACTTATGATATTTGGGAtatgaggtttggggtttggggtttggggtttggggttttgagTTTAAGGTATAATGCAAAATTGGTCGTAAAGTGGTGGTGAATAAACAACTAATTTACGACCACTGGCATCATTGGTCGTAAAGTCGTCATTTATTAAAGACTACTTTACGACCAATGATGCAATTGGTCGTATATTGGTTGTTTATTCACAACCACTTTACGACCAATATTACATTATACCCTAAATtcgaaaccccaaaccacaaaccccaaacctcataTCCCAAATATCATTATAGTAAAACACAAATGTTCGAACAAAATGAAACATGATCACTCGTCATCAGAAACATCATTTTCTTCAGATTCACATAAGTAAGATAACATATTCTGCTTGTTCGGGTACTTCTACTTCATTCACGGCATCTTCTTGTAAATGCGGTCGTTCATCAGTACTCAATAATATATAACTTCTCATAATGTTTGCTTAATTATAGATGAAATTTGGGAtatgaggtttggggtttggggtttggggtttcaagTTTAGGATATGCTATTTTGGTCGTAAATTAGTCATCAAACTACAACCAATTTATGACCAATAGTTGCGTTAGTCGTAAACTGGTTGTTAATTAATGACTAATTTACGACTAATGCAActattggtcgtaaattggttGTTAATTATTGACTAATTCTCTGTAGTGGTCTCTCATTGgttgtaatttttttcaaaatttcctATATATACCCACTAGTTATCTTCtcaaatcacaaaaaaatagaaatcttaaataaaaaaaaagaaagagatggaaGATCTAGAATCATAAGTGGAAACataattcgtttttaatttcgTCTTTTCTATTTCCACTTGTGGTTCtgtatctttcttctcttttcttttattaaaatttaaaatataatagataaaagatgTTTGAAGAGGTCTATCAAATTTTGATAAACCTCTTCAATTTTTTCGTATTGTCATGTTAGTCACTAAATAGTCGTAAAGGGTTTAGTCCCTCATTGGTCGTAAATTAACAACCACTTTACAACCACCAGTCTCTCATTGGTCATAAATTAACAACCACTTTACGACCAAACTTTGTTTAGTCGTAAACGGGtcgtacatgtacgaccactGTACGACCATTCGTCTCTATTTGGTCATACATGTACGACCAATTTACGACCAGCGCTAAAATCCTATATATACCCATCGCCTCGCCATTTGGTTGCACACTCACATCTCACTTCCCTCTCCCTTACAGCCAATCGACTTCTCTCTCTaggtaattttttcttttagttctaGGTGGTTAGTTAGGTGATTAGATTAGGTTTGGAATTAGTTTAGGTTTGGAATTAGTTTAGGATGTAATTAGTTTATGATGAAATtagattatttgttttagattatttttaattaattatttgaattgtttataaccatctattttttttttcagattgacGATATTGTTATGGCTGGCGGTAGAAAGAGACTTAAAAACCGTGGCGGAGGGACCTCATACGGGACTACTTTTCTCGGTCAGACGTCAGATCCATCAGCTTCTACCTCCCGCTCTTCAGACATTATCCCCGAGAGCCAAACTCCCAGCGTGCCTTATGTGCGTCCGCAGGCTTACGATCCTGCTGCAGTCGTACGTCCATACTATCCGCAGTATGATGCCTCGTACTTTCCGTATGAGGAGCCTGAGCGTGATCAGCAGCCGCAGCAGTAGTCTCAGGATCAGCAGCCGCAGCAGCCTCCACAACAGTCTCAGCAGCAGCCTCCACAGCCTGCTTCACAGCCTGCTCCACACCCAGCCCCACAGGCTGGTGCATACCAGATTCCAGAGCAGGTTCCTATAGCTCCCGGTCTTCATCCAGATTTGTTGGTGCCACCGAATGCACCATATGCAAGATATTCCGTGGAAGACATTCTCCAGATGCCGGGACGAGAAGGTTTATCAATCCTCGATCCAGATCTACGACCCGGCACGACTtggtaattaattttaaattaattaaataaaattttaaatttatatataacaattaattatatatattatttcaaattttgtaggTTTAGAGCGACCAATAAGGTGGAAAAGAGCGTTGGGAATCTCATCAGAGCAAACTTCCGGCACGCGCATCCGAACTGGACTCTTACACCGGACCATGTTCGCATTACTTGGTTCAAGGTCTTCGcggttagttttaaatttaattatttttattttagatttaaataacaataatttggttaattaatatattttcatgattttttgtAGCAAAAATGGAATTGGCCTCTTGGGATCAATGAGACGGTCAAGGCAGAGTTCTACAAAAAGGCGGAGGCTCGCCTCAAGAACATTGTTGGCGACTGGAAGGAAAAGTGGACTCATTACGGGGATGACTCCAAACAAAACTACCTCAGCGAGGACGTTTGGACTAACTTGAAGGCTTATTGGAATTTGCCTGAGTCAGTCCAAAGGTCTCTCACTTGCTCTGCGGCCCGGATGACCCGAGATGCTGAGGGTAATCTGCCAATACCTCATACTTCCGGACAGATTCCACACGCCCAAAGGGCCCTGGAAAttgtaagttttttatttttcttattttttatgacatatatgttaattaagtatttattagATGCtagtttaattcatttttttaatataggcTGCCGCAGAAGGAGGACCACCGACTCTAGCCCGACTTTACAAGTTGACCCACCAGCATGCCGATGGAACTTTCTCTCATCCTCGAGCAGAGCAGCTCTGCAACGATGTAGATGCTCGGATTCAAGAGGTCCAGACTCAGCTGACGCAAGAAAATCCGGATGGTGCACCGGTCGAGCTTTCTCCCATCGAACAAGACAAAATTTTTGAGCAGGTAAAATATTCGATAttcgatatttttaatttatgtttacatattttttacatatgtactaattaatatctatttataaattgaagGTCGCTCCGAAGAAAAGGGGACGTATACCAGGAATCGGGAGTGTGAACGATGTTCCGAGGACGAGAGTTGAACACGCTGCTAGACGGGAAGCAGATTCCTCGTTCCAGAGGGACTTGGAAACTGCGAACCGACCATAGCCGACCACAACGACAAATTTAAGGTTATGGCAAACATCTTCGATATGCTGTTAGGTTCAACCCCACACGTCGACCCGTCGGTTGCGTCAGCATGGCAGAGCATGCGTTCGAGCTTTACCGGTCCCGACCCTACTCCGGAAAAGCAGGCAAATTTGGAACGGGAAGTGCATGAGAGGACTGCTGATCTCTTTGATGATATAAACCTTAATGTTTagttttttcggttttaattattttgtatttggaatattttaattttatgaatgttatatattatgttttgtggaatttatcaaattcgtattttttttttaattttatgaattttaattatttaatatttttattttatttaaagaatttcgtaattaatattGGGCATTGTAAATTGATCTTAAAATAACGACTAAGGTACATCTATTCGAGATGCAAGGTAGTCGTTAAATTACGACCAATTTATATCACCGTCGATGTACTTTAGTCGTAAATGTATGACTCATTTACATCTAATATACGACTACCATTTTCGACTCATTTACGATCAATAGTTTACATCTGTTTTACGACCAATATGGGTAGTCGTAAATGTACGATTGCTTTACGACCAATCAACCGAGTCGTACATTTACGACTCATTTACGACCAGTTTTTTTAGTCGTACATTTATGACCAATGTACGACCAATTGGTGATTACGACCAGTAATTAACGACCAATTGCAATTGGTCGTAACTTGGTCGTAAATCACCATTAACGACCAATTTACTATCAATTCTGTAGTCGTTGtcatattttcttgtagtgagagTTTTAAGGATCAAATGGTATTAAAAAATTTCAGACTACAGACATAAGTTTCTCAGCCTTATATTCTGAGATAGAAAGCTTACTTTAAGCAGTTCATTGAGATACATGAGAATAACCTCGATCTGATTCGAAACAAACTACTCAGATCTAATAGACATGTATGCGAACCCGATGGACTAACCAGAATTCACATTGGAGATTGATGTGCTCCATAAACTACATGAAGAGTTTGAAAACGCCAGCCTGATGCATATCTCTATGAACAGAAATGGCGAACCAACTCATTAACAAAACAAAGatgaaaagatatttttttatatagattAAACACAAAAAGAGGAAAATACTTTTTGGAGGATTGTCTCGTTTAACCAAAACCTGATTTAGAGAAATAGGTAGTCGACAAAAAGATAATTAGTATAATGTTGTTtcagttattattattaattttggataaattctatcGGTCGATTCCAAAAAAAACGCATTTAGTATTACAAAATggaatatttcaaaaatataccACATTACCTAATTTATGATATCTTCCCACAAAAGCCATGGTGTGAACCGACTATTTGTTCCGGTCCAACATATAAACCATTTGGACCAAACCAAAATCCAAATTGACCATCATGATAATTTAGTCTCCAGAAAAAGTCGAATAAAAAAATGATGTGAATACACACAAAACCGCAAGAGATTGCCAATAAGTTACGACCACTTGGTTATGTTtcaattattttagttaatacGTTCAGACGATTGAAGTGGCGGGACAGGTACTTGTTTAACGTGTTTCCTAAACTATCCACCTTCACCAACCCCGTATCACTATGAGTATATGTTTTACATCACAGCGTGGAGATTAGTTTGACCATCGGgaaaatagtaattattaaaatagttgttttagctatttattttatcaatatatatttttttagctagattttaaatatataactagatcatattaaaatactaataagaGTTTTGTAAAAGTATTGATCTATATCATGTCGCAACGGAGAAGATCCTATCTTGTATTGATATATATACCTACCCAACAATGATAAATGCATATCACCTCTGCATTCCATTCTCTTACTGTCTTTCATATAAGAATATAGTAGAACAGAAAAAATGGCTCCGATCGGGCTGACTGATGTGGCTATTACAGATTTCGTAGTAAACCAACGTCACGGAGTAAAAGGTCTCGTCGACGTTATATCTCCAAAAACATTGCCTTCATGTTACATCCAACTCCCAGAGAAACGAGTCACCACTGAAAAACTCATTATGGAAGCCGCAACAACCGGCAGAGGTTCGTTGTCTACACCGGTGATTCCGGTCATCGACGTTTCTGACTGGAAAGACCCTAGTGTTGCGGAGGAGATCTGCGAGGCCGCTGCGACATTAGGGTTTTTCCAGATAGTGAACCATGGAGTCTCGGTGGATGAGCAGAACGAACTGAGAGCTGCTGGTCGTGGATTTTTCGATTTGCCGACGGAGGAGAAGAAACGGTATTGGGAGGGAAGTTCAGTATCGGACACCGCTTGGTACATGACAAGTTTCAATCCTAGCAAGGAGGCTAAGTTGGAGTGGAGGGACTATCTCAAGTTTGAGTATCTTTCCGATCAAGTGGACTTCGCTGCCACGTGGCCTACTGTGTGCAGGTATTACTCTTGagtgcatttttttttctgtattcTAATTGAAATTACAAATCTAGTCTTGAAACTCTAATCATTATATAATCAACAGAAAATTATTTACGAATTTCTATTCAATTCAAAGGAGAAATATTCGTTAAACATATGCAAAACAAAGTTATTTGTGCGCAattgagcttttttttttttttttttttgtcgacaagattacagactcatgtggactctgtaaaccaaactggttgCTCTATATCCATATGGACAGTAAATGACGTCTGTTGCCTCACACCACGTGCTAAGCTATCCGCCTTTTTGTTTTGCGTCCTTGATATATGAATAATCTCTGAGCTGTGAAAACTTCTCTTGAGACTTCTGATGTCCTCTAAGTAGCTTGCAAAAGCCAGCCATTCTTCtagttccgaaaccatcttcaccaattgagaacaatccgttgcaaaagtaacattataCTGTCTTAAGTACCTCATACATTTCATTGCCCATATGAGAGCCTCCACCTCCGTATGTAAGGGTGATTGACTTGCCCTTGTATTTCTAGCTCTCAATAAACCTTCAAATCCTTCTAAAGTGCTATACCATCCCTGACCGGAAAAGGTATCTTCTGATTTCCAAGATCCATCCGTAAAACACCATCGTCCCGGTCTAAGCGGTAAAACAGACTCAGATGCCTCTAAAACCTGATTCTTCTCTATTATAACTTGTTGTGCATCTGACCAGAGTAAAGATTCGGTCATAGCCAGTTTAAGGGTATCCCTTGGGTCTATGTCCAAATTACTAAATACCTTATATCTAAAACAGAACATAGAAATTAAAATAGCTCACTCATATCTAGCTTTATTCATATAGCAAAGAAAGTAAAGAGAAGGAAACTTGAGATTGTCaccaaaataattgattttcgatttatatcacaaagataaaaaaagaacatatattgtatatatataaaggaaCATAATTGATTGatgagaaattcttgggttcacccctagagtgaacctttaggttcacccaaccaataggatttcgttatttcatattcagtatctttttaaaaaggaaacaaaatattgtcaagttttattatgtttttaaaataaaaataaatagaaaataatagtagtcgcaaaaaaaagattttatatttaaaataccgtcagcaaaacacttaaccctaaatcataaaccttaatatttttaaactaaaaaataaaactaataaaattaatattaattgcaaacaaaaatacgttttagaaaaatatatttttaataccatcagccaaacactaaaccctaaaccctgaatcttaaaccttaaatctctgggtaaaccctaaatccttgggtaaatcataaacccttgggtttagtatttatgatttacccaagggtttagggtttacccaggggtttagggtttaagatttagggtttagggtttacccaaaagtttaggatttaatacttatgatttatccaagggtttatgatttacccaagggtttagggtttagtatttagggtttagggtttagtgttttgctgattttgttaaaaatattaaaaaaaatccaaagatttaagatttatccaaaggtttaccatggatttaaggtttatgatttagggtttagtgttttgctgacggtattttaaatataaaatctttttttgtgactactattattttctatttattttttattttaaaaacataataaaacttgacaatatattgtttcctttttaaaagatactgaatatgaaataacaaaattctattggttgggtgaacctaaaggttcactctaggggtgaacccaaatatttttcttgattGAAGGCAACTCCCAAACGTTAGATAGAAAGTTTTCATGAGAGACATTTATATACtactttttttcttcataaaacCGTAACATCACAATGAACTTATGTTGAGCGTGTGCTAATAGTCAGTCAAAACAATTCTACGTGTAAAGTCTTTCtgtatatgtttatttatcaaagtttcaaacaACAAAAGTCTTTctgtatatgtttatatatcaaagtttcaaaaaaagtCTTTCTGTATATGTTtataactaggtgatttttccgtgctcatgcacggatacaaatatttataaattaaatatgttacaatagttgattgttatttaattttaattttgaattaatttataattgtatgcataatttataataataatattatattactttaatcagacatatgatttaaataaattataatttgggTATATTAGATTGTATCGATTTCTCTAAAttcaacaaatatttttattttaaatatatgaaaattataattaaattcttatttgcatttatgttggttgttatcttagatatgtaaatatgtttgaggaagattatgtataacttaagatatattgtgcttagaatgaattaaaaataaactaaaatatttgattccaaattacaaaaattaaattatacattgatttttaaaataaaatattagaaagtaaaacaataatcaataggaagttacttacataagtaactaatacatttttggaagctcatgaacacatatcaatacttacaataattaaaatatttataaattctaaataattatatgtcttatatttaataaatggtaaactgaaatttattttaaataatcctaaaaatgagaattcagatttgttttggtattttgattatggttatattaactttgacaaacataaaacataaaattcaatattaatttttttaataatgataatatataatatatctaccttaTTAAATTGTATagtgttatattaatttaaaatattttaattatttgatcaaaagttaattttactttatttttgatatctctttaaaataaacagtttaatttttgtgattgtattttagaaatcatattatataagtttatattttacAGATTACgaaataaaatcatatacaaatatatattttcatctaagaaatatagatataaagaaatattttattacttcaaaagtatattttatgttatttaaaatagttttaaattgaatatttctattttgttaaatttcctttttaataaaatcatattatataaacatatattttcgtttttaaatttgtttttaaactttataaatttttcctttttattatatatgttatttggaaaaatttaaaggaaactaaaataaaatttcaataatagtatttaatgtaaattttttaattcattaagggtatcaacgTAATCAACTATCGTGAGAGTTAACTTAAGCGCGACACAtatgaaactgacttctcaaataatattatagagatataaaatAATGTGTAACTATGATTAAAGTAAAATtactatatatctatatctataAAAGAGAGATGTATCTCACATGCTGACACCTAGGATGACACCTAAGAAATTCGAGCTCTGACATCGCGACACCTGTCCAGTTACATGAAGCGCACCGTTTCATTTATTTCGTTCGTTAGTGGGCTTCGCGTGTTATCTTCTCTTTTATAGATGGGCTTCGCGTGTTATCTTCTCTTTTACTCCTTTGTAAGATACTTGCATTAACTGATTCTTATCATTCATCCAAGCGGCCATTCTCACCTATAAAAAGGTGAAGATTCATCTCTTTAGCATCATCCTCACAGTAACTATTATCCAGATCAGAAATTTTACTCTCAGAATAATGGCTGCCTCGGCACTTCCTCAACCAGCATATCGTCATTCTTCCACCACGGTGGGTAGTCAGTGGGTGAGGAGCATATCACGGCGAAGGAAGCCAAGAGGACGAGATGGCTGGGATGAAGTTTAATGGGTTTTGAAGGAAAACGGAGGTGAAAAAAGAAGTTACAATTGAAGGAAGACAGACAAGACTTTAGCAAACTTTTGAGATTATAGATAATGGCAAGAAAAAAAGGTCAAACATCATCTAAGTTTTGTTCTTCTCATAACGGTGATGAGATTTTATGAGATGTATGACGGCTAGCATATAGAAACTGATGCCGTAGCTTTGTGCGgctgagaaagaaaaaaatttccAACAGCAAAAATAATGTCCactttagggtttttttttcttctatttagtACAATATATGTTTGGTGGATTAGCTTAATTATGTATTGggtttattaattttagatgGACTTCAGGTAACTTGGGCCAAGAGAACATATTTAAATAGATCCAATATGTaatcaaaaattttataagataCAAATTTGGTTTAAAAAACTATTAGGTTTCCACTATATAAAAGTTGGACGAAAGATTTAATACTAGGGATAGCATACAAAATCCTTTTACCAATTTATCCCCAATTTTGACAATATTTCTCCCACTTACATATTTTATTTCCGGGAAAATTTTTTCAAGAAAtcatttttaggtttttatcacaaaaaatctataaagaataaaatgaaaaaataagtttcattaaaaaggtaaaagatCTTTATACCTCTTGCTTTacagatatataaaaaaatattgaaaataaaataattttatgatatgttttccaaattcaaaattttatagttcttattccaaaattatatttttagaaatatatttttagaattcgAAGAtactttttaaaactattttttaaatttagttttcaattttttaattttataaagtcAAATCTCACCATAAAATCCATCGTTTAGTTACCCTAAATCTAGATGAATTAGTCTAAaagatataaatgtatatttacctctttaatgaatttttttttgatcttatgtgaaaataaactaaaaacatgTATCATAggaataatataaattttgctGTACACTATTCCATTCGAAAACAATCTTTACACTTAAACCAAATGTTTTCCTATACTAAATACATGAAACAACAATAGATTCTGAATTAATCAAACAAGCTGATACCACAGAACAAAACACTACCCACTGTTTCAAATCTAATAATATAAACGTATTAACGATATAATCGCGTCACATTTCAGACGTATTATTTGAATGAAGTCAAAATATCACATACCAAAAACGATATCCCTCgcggaaaaaaaagaaaaaatatatataataataaattaaccgAATTATCTAaattatagtttagaatatacAACAATAGCAAAAAATTGTACAACCCATCTCTTATGAcattccgtttttttttttttccatctggataatattataaaaaaggAACAAGCCCATCCGAATTACATCAAAGCCCAGACTCTACTGGGCCAAACCAAACAAGAAAAAATTACAATTCGGGCCCAAAGTCCATCTCCCAACCCAAGAGTGTGAAACCCTAATCTTCGCGGCTCTCTGGCACACACGCCGCCGCACCAACCTAAGCTCGAAACCGGCGCCACCTTCGTCGCTTGGAAGATCCTCTACCGGAGAGCATCGATCAATCTCATCCGGATCCCAAGCCGACAGATTCACCACACCAACCACACCAACCACCATCTATGAGGATATCTGAATAAAACCGTCTACAATCGATCTATCACCACCGGCATTCACGGCCGTAACAGGAGAAGAATCAAAAGACGGAGAGGCAGAGAAGCACAAACCcatagagaaagaaagaaaacctaagagaaactaaaaataaaaccgAGCCGAAGAGAGCAGTAATAACGGATCTACCACCTCTCGGAAACCGGAGCCGGCGATGACGGTGCTGACGGAGCCAACGTTTCCCGGAAACAAGGGCCGACGGTCGTAGAGCTTAGAAAGCCTCTACTCCTCGGAAAAAAAACTGGACTCCAAGCCGACAACCTCTTCGATTTACCACCGCTCACCCTCACCACGAAACCAGAGGAAGCAGAGATGCGACCGAGCAAGAAACCCCGCGAACCGAGCCCTTCCTAGCGCAAAACCCTAACCCAGAATTGCCAGTATATCGGTTGGGAGACGGTAGATCTAAAGCCGCGGCAAAACTACAGGACTAAACACGACTATAAAGGGCCACCGACGCCGGCACGCGCGCGTACGCGCCACCGGACGTCGGAGCCACcacttctttctctcttctctctcttctctctctcttctatctTATGACATTCAGTTACCAAgccatatatttaaaaatatatattaaaatatcaaaatcggAAAATGAAATCCCGCGCGTAACTACTAACCCTTGAGCTATACTTTGATATCATTGTTTTCGGTTAACATCACTAATAACTAACCttactaataataattttttctcatatatattaacttaatctaaaattaaaagtttgttTGTTTCCTTACgagtttttttaaattcattcaactccagaaaattttaaaccaaaaaagaaactccaaaaaattaaaagaaatgatgTAATGCCACtccaataaaaaaacataactaattttcaagaacaaattgtttattttgtcttcaaatagaaaaatacatgtacaaaatttaactaataagtatatttaaaattttatatattatatatttgctttaacaatttaaataatttttaaatttacatcccgtagggcgggcctactctagtatacatatatattaattccTCTACAAAATTACTAGTAGCACAAGAAGAAAGAATTAAACGTTTCAGGTGTACACTAGAAGGCCATTACAAAGAAATAAAGGAAAGTAGTTACTTCTATAAAGCTGAAGTACCGTTGTttcttgaaaaagaaaattagtttgtataataataataaaaggtTTTGACGAGGATTGTGGCAGGAACGAGGTTGTAAATCATTCTAATAGAATGAAGCCAATAGGTAGGAAGATTCTTGAAATACTAATGAACAATCTGAACGCAAGAGTGGAAGAACAAACCCTAATGGGAACTTTGAGGATGAACGTCAACTACTATCCCGAGTGTCCCGACCCGAAACTTACAGTAGGAACCGGTTACCACTGCGACATCAACACCCTCACGCTTCTTCTCCAGGACGACATATTAGGCAGCCTTTATGCTCGATACGGTGACAAGTGGCTCCATATCCCTCCGGTTATGGGAGCCATCGTGGTTAACATTGGAGACATGCTACAGATCTTGAGCAATGATAGGTACAAGAGCGTGGAACATCTTGTGATGGCTAGTCGGTTCCTTAGCCGAATTTCTTTTGCGTATTATTGCGGACCGAGTTATGATTCCGTTATCGAACCGCTACGTGAGGTGCTAGAGAAAGGTGAGAAACCATTGTACAAGGCCACGATGTATTCGGATTACATGAAATATTACTTTGCAAGACCGCATACGGGTAGCAAAACTATCGAATCAATCAAGCTTCCATGAAAAAACAAGATggatcaagaaaagaaaaagtgacTTATGAAGAAGTGGTGGTACAAGTCGgcaatttaagcaaaaaaaaaagaaaaaaaaagccgGCAAGCCTAATAAGATTAAGTCGAAATCCATGTCAAACTTTCAGTTTCTTCTTttataattatgtattttcGGGAAATAATGGAGTGGTGTTCTGTTCCCGTGGTTTGTAGGGTCAGAGTATATCACTTCACTTTCTATATCATGCATTTGCTTCCAAGTTTGTAGTTTGTT contains these protein-coding regions:
- the LOC108831148 gene encoding feruloyl CoA ortho-hydroxylase F6H1-3-like → MAPIGLTDVAITDFVVNQRHGVKGLVDVISPKTLPSCYIQLPEKRVTTEKLIMEAATTGRGSLSTPVIPVIDVSDWKDPSVAEEICEAAATLGFFQIVNHGVSVDEQNELRAAGRGFFDLPTEEKKRYWEGSSVSDTAWYMTSFNPSKEAKLEWRDYLKFEYLSDQVDFAATWPTVCRNEVVNHSNRMKPIGRKILEILMNNLNARVEEQTLMGTLRMNVNYYPECPDPKLTVGTGYHCDINTLTLLLQDDILGSLYARYGDKWLHIPPVMGAIVVNIGDMLQILSNDRYKSVEHLVMASRFLSRISFAYYCGPSYDSVIEPLREVLEKGEKPLYKATMYSDYMKYYFARPHTGSKTIESIKLP